The stretch of DNA CGCAGACCGAGTTCCTTGGCAACTGACGTGATCGACCGACCACTCGATACCACGAGCTCAGCGGCCTGCCGCTTGTACTCCTCGGTAAACGACCGACGTTGACGTCCTTCCATTCGACACCTCCTGACTCTCTGAGCCTACTACAGGTGTCCACTCATTCGGGGGAGGTTCACTTAGTCAACCTGTTGTCACGCTTGGCGCGGAAATCCTAAGTGGTCGGCACCGTCGTCGGAGTTTAGTCAATGTCCGCTTTTTAATCGCAAAGCAGGCGTTCCAAAACATCCGATCGACGAATTGCCAGATGTGGGGAATAGGGCGATCTAGATGCCACGCATCTTATGATCGGCTCAGTTCTTGAGATCGCCTACCGTCAGTACCTCGAGGAATGGGTTAGCCCTAGCAAATTTTTGACGGGTGGTTCGACCAGTCGCGTCAGCGGCGGCCATAACGGATGCGGCGTCGGCATGTTCTGCGCCGGATAGCAGAGCCACCGCGCCAGCTGGTCCAGCAAAATAGTCGCGATGCTATTGGAACGGCTGATCGCACCAGTTGACGTGGGACCACGGGCGATCATGCGGCAGTCGATCTAGCCTCACGTCGACAACATGCCGCAGTCACCGTTCCGACATTTGACGTTGCAGGGTGACGTGCCAACTCGCCACGCGGCTAGGATTGCCTATGAAACCGGGCCAGCTGGAGACCGCCGGCACATCGGATGGCCATCCATCTCCAAAGCCGATGAAGTATCGTTCGGGCCTTCGCCTGCCTCGGGCTGCAGGAACACGGAAATATGGCTCGCAATCGCGCTCGGATCATCGAAAAGCCTGTGGCTTAGCGCCCAGATTGCCGCCTGCGTGCGATTAATCGCGCCTATCTTTCGAAATATTGCTTTTACATGCGCCTTTACCGTTGGCTCGGCGATCATGAAGAATCGTGCAACGTGTTTGTTAGAATCCCCTTGGACGATCCGTTCAAGAATAGCGATCTCGCGGGCAGACAGATGCCTCAGGTCCGCCGGTTCGTTCCGAGTTTCCCAAGATGTGGCATGTTGGATCGACGAAGGCGGTTCCTCTTCGATTGTCCCGACTTCTTCCTTCGTCCTTCCGAAGCTCTCCCGGCCCTCCAACGACCGAAGATGAGCGTCGATCACGATGAGCTCCCCGCTCATCACGATATGAAGCGAATCAAGGAGGGCTTGCGGCGTGACTGAATTGAAGAGCACTGCGTTCGCGCCATCATCCAGCGCGCTCGCCAAGTGCTTATGTTCGCTCTCGTCGCCAACCGCCACGATAAAAGAAAGCGGATACAG from Bradyrhizobium sp. AZCC 1693 encodes:
- a CDS encoding response regulator transcription factor, whose product is MDSSIVPTVILQSDGLLREGLRLMLERTRFRPQDCVAELDDLTRIPCDRPTLFIVDIRQKQDSICKRIRALYPLSFIVAVGDESEHKHLASALDDGANAVLFNSVTPQALLDSLHIVMSGELIVIDAHLRSLEGRESFGRTKEEVGTIEEEPPSSIQHATSWETRNEPADLRHLSAREIAILERIVQGDSNKHVARFFMIAEPTVKAHVKAIFRKIGAINRTQAAIWALSHRLFDDPSAIASHISVFLQPEAGEGPNDTSSALEMDGHPMCRRSPAGPVS